TTAGAAGTTATCAAAGAATAAATATTGTAAGAAACTGTTACACCAAATAACATAAGGATAACAATAATAATCAAAGAAATCCTTCCCCCTATATTCTTAAAAGAAATAATAACACCCCCTAAAAATTCCAATTTTTTAATCATGTAAATCTTAATACTATAATTTTAATATATAATAGTAATCATAAAGTTACAAAAGCTTTCGGATCATATATTTTATCTTTGAAAAATTAATATTTAGAAGTAAATCTAGAAATAGTTAAAGCCGCCAGCAAAATTATACCTTTAAAAATATCTTGCATCGTATAAGAAACACCTAACATGGTTAATCCATTAATCATTACTCCCACCAAAGTTGCTCCAATAAAAGTTCCAAAAGGATTTGGTTTTCCAAGACCTAATACAGAAATACCAATATAACTTGCAGCAACACAATCTAACAACATTGTTTGAGTTTCTGCAATTTGAGCACTTCCCAAGCGAGAAACTAACAATATACCACCAAAAGCAGCTAAAGCTCCGCTTAATGAGTGAGCTAATATTTTGTATAAATTAACAGGAATCCCAGCCAAATACGAAGCTTCTGGATTACCTCCAATTGAATACAAGTTTCTTCCATATCTCGTATTATTCAAAAAAATATGGATTAAAAGAACTATAGCAAACATAATTATGATAAGCATTGGAAGAAAGCCTATATTCCCTTGGCCTAAAAACAAAAAAGCATCCGGTATGACTCCCGGGGCGGTAATAAAACCCCCGGTTGGCGAAGGTTTAATCATTTTAGAATAAATATTTAATCCACCAGTATAAGTTAATGCCAATCCCTGTGTAATAAACATAACTCCTAAACTTGCCAACAAATCATCTACTTTAAAATAAATCACAAACAAAGCTATTAAAAAACCAAACAATGCTCCAACCCCAACTGATATTAAAATTGCTATTATGGGATTGAAGAGGTTCCATACCATTAATCCGGCAGTAAGTGCTCCAGAAAGACCAGCAATTCCTGTAATTGCTAAATTGAAAGCGTTGGCACTTAAAGCCACAGTAAATCCCACAGCTATAACTGTTATTACAGAAACAGAGCGTAAAATATCAGTAATATTTCCTAAACTTAAAAAATTAGGAATCATTATCCCAAAAATCAACATTAATACTAATAAAGCCAATATTGTACCATAGTTAGAAAAAAATTTTATTATTTTTGAGTTCAAAATCTTCCCTCCCACTAAAATGATTTGTTATTTTATAAAGTTTTATTTACTTGATGTCCTCCTGTTGCCAAATTTAATATTTTTTCACTAGTTGCTTCTTTTCGATTTAAAATACCTTCTATTTGCCCTCTAAACATAACAATTACTCTATCAGATACTCTTAAAATTTCATCTATATCAGAAGAAGCGTATATAACACCTATTCCTGTTTCAGCTATTTTTTCAACTAATTGATATATTTCTTCTTTTGTTCCTATATCTATTCCTACTGTGGGCTCGTCGAATATTATCACTTTTGCACCTTTCAGTTTTTCTTTTATAAGCCATTTGGCTATTACGGTTTTTTGTTGATTTCCACCACTAAGATTTTTGACCAACTGATTTGGCCCATAGCATTTAATTTTTAGATTTTGAATAAATTCTATAGAAGTGTTTTCAATTGCTTTACTTTTGATAATTCCTGATTTAGAAAATTCTTTAAAATTAGGTAACATCAAATTCCACTTAATATCTTCACCAACTATTAAACCTTCTTTTCTTCTTTCTTCAGGAATCATGTATATTTTATTATTTATAGCATTTTGTGGATTTTTAATTTTTCTTATTTCGTTATTTTCTAAGCAAATTTCACAAGTTTGACTTTTTTCGACTCCAAATAAAGCCTTTAATAGTTCAGTTTTTCCTGCACCTATTAATCCGGTGATTCCTAAAATCTCTCCTTTCTTAAGATCAAAAGAAAGTGGGCCTAATTTGTTTTCTACATATAATTTTTTTACCTTTAAAACTACTTCATCAAAGTTATTCTTTTTTTCTTTATGAAGCACATGAGTAAACTGATTTTTTTTACCTAACATCGCTTTCACAATTGTATCAACATTTGTTTTATCTT
This window of the Petrotoga sp. 9PW.55.5.1 genome carries:
- a CDS encoding ABC transporter permease, yielding MNSKIIKFFSNYGTILALLVLMLIFGIMIPNFLSLGNITDILRSVSVITVIAVGFTVALSANAFNLAITGIAGLSGALTAGLMVWNLFNPIIAILISVGVGALFGFLIALFVIYFKVDDLLASLGVMFITQGLALTYTGGLNIYSKMIKPSPTGGFITAPGVIPDAFLFLGQGNIGFLPMLIIIMFAIVLLIHIFLNNTRYGRNLYSIGGNPEASYLAGIPVNLYKILAHSLSGALAAFGGILLVSRLGSAQIAETQTMLLDCVAASYIGISVLGLGKPNPFGTFIGATLVGVMINGLTMLGVSYTMQDIFKGIILLAALTISRFTSKY
- a CDS encoding sugar ABC transporter ATP-binding protein gives rise to the protein MDELFFEIKVQNLSKKFPGVQALKNINMLLRSGEIHAIVGANGAGKSTFAKILSGVYSEYEGEIGINGEKVNLNSPQKAFEYGINTVYQEVDTALVPYFTASENLFLFKKKNDQNNLFITQKGFSKKAKVILNNLEIKINFNLDSFVSNLSVAEKQLLLISKALIYGSKFIIFDEPTASLGPQDVAALFEIIKSLKKRQIGVLYISHRMPEVFNIADKITVFRDGMKIDTFDKDKTNVDTIVKAMLGKKNQFTHVLHKEKKNNFDEVVLKVKKLYVENKLGPLSFDLKKGEILGITGLIGAGKTELLKALFGVEKSQTCEICLENNEIRKIKNPQNAINNKIYMIPEERRKEGLIVGEDIKWNLMLPNFKEFSKSGIIKSKAIENTSIEFIQNLKIKCYGPNQLVKNLSGGNQQKTVIAKWLIKEKLKGAKVIIFDEPTVGIDIGTKEEIYQLVEKIAETGIGVIYASSDIDEILRVSDRVIVMFRGQIEGILNRKEATSEKILNLATGGHQVNKTL